One window of Scheffersomyces stipitis CBS 6054 chromosome 1, whole genome shotgun sequence genomic DNA carries:
- the MCH4.3 gene encoding monocarboxylate permease, which translates to LLDDPDRFPDGGFEAYRVLLGSFLGLTGVLAFVNSAGAIENYISKNILPDTPVSTIGWIFSIYNFCGFGMTLISGPVFDKIGCRIPLVFGTVLMTVGFMCASLATEVYQFVLAYGICAGIGTAFTFGPFVGVLTHYFLKKRALAIGSAYIGGAIGGACFPVMFRSLLPMFGFGWSIRIGAFICLALLTVGTALVKDRHKEFSSIDPNSNESVVKEIFRSIDFSIFKNRVYTCLVLALLGNGFAFLITMTYLPSYATTFGYSQSDSYLLLVVFNSFSIPGRIIPSYFADHYGRFNAICCISSISTLAFCLIWLNRPAGHTLTGLFVFAGCFGFSSGSILSLTPASIGQVFKVEEIGKGIGTAFFVLSFGDLIGIPIGGAITNPKTRDSFDYLVLFVTLCSVGGTVGSFGARYLYAGVKMARV; encoded by the coding sequence CTACTAGACGATCCTGATAGATTTCCAGATGGTGGTTTCGAAGCCTATAGAGTTCTCTTGGGATCGTTTCTAGGCTTGACTGGAGTATTGGCTTTTGTAAATAGTGCTGGAGCTATAGAGAACTACATACTGAAGAATATTCTTCCAGATACGCCAGTTTCTACTATAGGGTGGATATTTTccatctacaacttctgtGGATTTGGTATGACTTTGATCTCTGGACCTGTCTTTGACAAGATCGGATGTCGGATACCTCTTGTATTCGGTACAGTGTTAATGACCGTTGGATTTATGTGTGCTTCTTTGGCGACAGAGGTGTACCAGTTCGTCCTTGCCTATGGCATCTGCGCTGGGATAGGCACAGCTTTTACGTTTGGACCATTTGTAGGAGTCTTGACGCATTACTTTCTCAAAAAGAGAGCCTTGGCTATCGGATCCGCCTATATAGGGGGTGCAATAGGTGGTGCATGTTTCCCCGTAATGTTCAGATCATTGCTCCCGATGTTCGGCTTTGGTTGGTCGATCAGAATCGGAGCTTTCATCTGCTTAGCATTGCTCACAGTAGGAACTGCTTTGGTCAAAGATAGGCACAAGGAATTCAGCAGTATAGACCCTAATAGTAACGAAAGTGTAGTCAAGGAAATCTTCCGGTCTATCGActtttccatcttcaagaatcGAGTCTATACTTGTCTAGTTCTAGCCTTATTGGGTAATGGTTTTGCATTCTTGATCACTATGACGTACTTGCCATCTTATGCAACCACATTTGGCTACTCTCAATCAGACTCATACCTCTTGTTGGTGGTGTTCAACTCTTTTTCGATTCCGGGAAGAATCATACCCTCTTATTTTGCTGACCATTACGGCCGTTTTAATGCCATCTGTTGTATTAGCTCGATATCCACTTTGGCATTTTGTCTCATCTGGCTCAACCGGCCAGCTGGACACACTTTGACTGGGTTATTTGTATTTGCAGGGTGCTTTGGATTCAGTTCTGGTTCCATTTTGTCGCTTACACCAGCTCTGATAGGTCAAGTATTCAAAGTAGAGGAAATCGGTAAGGGTATAGGAACTGCTTTTTTTGTTCTCTCCTTCGGAGACTTGATAGGTATTCCGATTGGTGGAGCTATAACTAATCCTAAAACAAGAGATTCTTTTGATTatcttgtactttttgTTACTTTATGTTCGGTTGGTGGAACAGTTGGTTCATTTGGCGCTCGATACCTCTATGCTGGAGTCA